Proteins co-encoded in one Arachis hypogaea cultivar Tifrunner chromosome 11, arahy.Tifrunner.gnm2.J5K5, whole genome shotgun sequence genomic window:
- the LOC112723065 gene encoding cullin-like protein 3: MNGHHLLLHSTLSLSLLLFPSSNLFVAADSEPMSSTMEECKSSSKSFEETWSLLQKAINRTISVAEGLDSFTSKDYISYYTIVYELCTQKPGEENAKLLYFQYKKAIEDYISSKVLPSLRGKKDDILLRELLTRWSNHKTLTYWLLRFFHYLDRYYLPRFGHPSTEETSLLSFYDLVFDDEMNNQVGDAILSMIHKESAGEEVDWKLINNIVAIQPKNHAQGFVERLVKDNVAFYSDAASNWIASSSFKFKDHTPKEEKLHENPIVSSKRIKLVSSDGDVFEVDYKVAVMSQTIEDVIKANPAAASDEISISLVNSRTLKKVIEYCKKHTTESESESESSSKWDAEFLKVDQPEKLFDLVLASNYLNIKSLLDLTSNKIGDMMKGKSQSEIRKIFNIKQELTPQEEQEIKNEHAQAFQY, translated from the exons ATGAACGGTCATCATCTCCTTTTGCACTCGACTCTTTCTCTTTCCCTATTATTATTTCCCTCTTCCAATCTCTTTGTTGCTGCTGATTCTGAACCTATGAGTTCCACCATGGAAGAATGCAAAAGCTCCAGCAAGAGTTTTGAGGAAACATGGTCTTTACTTCAGAAAGCTATAAACAGAACCATCAGTGTAGCAGAAGGGCTTGATTCTTTCACAAGCAAAGATTACATCTCCTATTATAC AATTGTTTATGAATTGTGTACTCAGAAACCTGGAGAAGAGAATGCCAAGCTGCTCTATTTCCAATACAAGAAGGCTATTGAAGATTACATTAGTTCCAAG gtTCTTCCATCTTTGAGAGGAAAGAAAGATGACATTCTGTTGAGAGAACTGCTCACAAGATGGTCCAATCACAAAACTTTGACTTACTGGCTCTTAAGATTCTTTCATTATCTTGACAGATACTATCTCCCCAGATTTGGGCACCCTTCTACTGAAGAAACAAGTTTGTTGTCTTTCTATGACTTG GTATTTGATGATGAGATGAATAATCAAGTAGGGGATGCTATATTATCCATG ATTCATAAGGAAAGTGCAGGAGAGGAGGTGGATTGGAAATTGATTAACAACATTGTGGCTATCCAACCAAAAAACCATGCACAAGGCTTTGTAGAAAGACTTGTTAAAGACAATGTTGCATTCTATTCTGATGCAGCTTCAAATTGGATAGCAAGCTCTTCCTTTAAGTTTAAGGATCACACACCAAAG GAAGAGAAATTACATGAGAATCCAATAGTTTCATCAAAGAGAATAAAATTGGTGAGTTCTGATGGAGATGTGTTTGAAGTGGACTATAAAGTTGCAGTTATGTCACAAACAATTGAAGATGTCATCAAGGCTAATCCTGCTGCTGCTAGTGATGAAATTTCAATTTCTTTAGTGAATAGCAGAACACTGAAGAAGGTGATTGAATATTGCAAGAAGCACACTActgaatctgaatctgaatctgaatcttCTTCCAAGTGGGATGCTGAATTCTTGAAGGTTGACCAACCGGAAAAACTGTTTGACCTGGTTTTGGCTTCAAACTACTTAAACATCAAGAGTCTTCTGGATCTGACAAGCAATAAAATAGGAGACATGATGAAAGGCAAGAGTCAAAGTGAAATCCGCAAGATCTTCAACATTAAGCAAGAACTTACCCCTCAAGAGGAACAAGAGATAAAGAACGAGCACGCCCAAGCATTCCAATATTAA
- the LOC140176252 gene encoding uncharacterized protein, producing the protein MADTSVTVTSAVASATTTNNAVRTSINTVALKLDENNFTTWKRQALAFIKSNGLKDHLNQKKIPCRYASEEDRIADNETQEFLEWEQDDQFLISWFFVSIDPAFSSQVTNCEYACEIWNNLEEYFAKRLKWKVKQLKAQIKTVKLQGSTTKYMSRLKKITNALSTLGSPLSSEEFVDAVTQGLNEDYSTFIMMISARAKSVTESEVEAQLLS; encoded by the coding sequence ATGGCCGACACCAGTGTCACCGTCACTTCCGCAGTAGCCTCCGCAACAACAACAAACAACGCAGTTCGCACATCTATCAACACTGTAGCCTTGAAGCTAGATGAGAATAATTTCACTACATGGAAGCGCCAAGCCCTTGCGTTCATCAAATCCAATGGTCTCAAGGATCACCTAAACCAGAAGAAAATTCCATGCCGATACGCCTCTGAAGAAGATAGAATTGCAGATAATGAAACGCAAGAATTTCTGGAATGGGAGCAAGACGATCAATTTCTGATTTCGTGGTTCTTTGTATCAATTGATCCAGCCTTTTCGAGTCAAGTAACAAACTGTGAGTATGCGTGTGAAATTTGGAATAACCTAGAGGAGTATTTTGCAAAAAGGTTGAAGTGGAAGGTGAAACAACTAAAGGCACAAATCAAAACTGTGAAACTACAAGGATCTACAACCAAATACATGTCTAGGCTCAAGAAAATCACAAACGCTCTCTCTACCCTAGGATCACCACTTTCCAGTGAAGAATTTGTGGATGCAGTTACTCAGGGACTCAACGAAGACTATAGCACATTTATCATGATGATCTCAGCCAGAGCTAAAAGTGTCACTGAAAGCGAAGTTGAAGCTCAACTCCTAAGCTAA
- the LOC112722031 gene encoding nuclear transcription factor Y subunit B-5-like — protein MDEIGESSIKEQEKLLPIANVGRIMKQILPHNAKVSKEAKETMQECVSEFISFVTSEASDKCRKERRKTVNGDDICFALASLGFDDYAHPITRYLQRFRELDLDHHHTRTTHTINQERDTRNSTFDDDE, from the coding sequence ATGGATGAGATTGGAGAGAGTAGCATAaaggaacaagagaagttgcTGCCAATAGCGAACGTTGGTCGAATCATGAAGCAGATTCTTCCCCACAACGCCAAGGTTTCCAAGGAAGCCAAAGAAACCATGCAAGAATGCGTGTCGGAGTTCATCAGCTTCGTCACTAGCGAGGCATCGGACAAGTGCCGGAAGGAGCGGAGGAAGACGGTTAATGGAGATGACATATGCTTCGCTCTGGCCTCTCTTGGCTTCGATGATTATGCTCATCCTATCACGAGGTATTTGCAGAGATTTAGAGAACTTGATCTTGATCATCATCACACTAGAACTACTCATACTATTAATCAAGAACGAGATACACGGAATAGCACCTTTGATGATGATGAATAG